A DNA window from Daucus carota subsp. sativus chromosome 3, DH1 v3.0, whole genome shotgun sequence contains the following coding sequences:
- the LOC108212435 gene encoding uncharacterized protein LOC108212435 — MAVDKEVGEPIYPDNLKYSQLKFVTKLLHCKNRNKCSDKAFDELLLLLGDVFPDKHKLPLNYNAVKKMVKRLNIRNCKYCKLSRYKATTNAGNNTVPRKVLRHFKITDRLQRLYMSTRTAAHMKYHKNRTVTEGVLTHPADGEEWKEFDKNYPDFSAEIRNVRLGLATDGFPLYRNATSTVSSVWHVVLLVYNLPHTMVTKDPYMFMTLLVPGPNDPGKNLNVYLRPLIDELITLWNVGVETFDASAKTNFMMRAALLWTISDFPGLGMERAFGFGDWHNWTHVTCFFDLPYWDSLRLRHCIDVVHTEKNVFDNIFHTILDSVKTKDTIRSRKDLEAMGIMQELWLNGTRKQKARYSLTRDQLKLLCNWVHRVKLPDGCSSNLKRCCKRSQLNFQGMKSHDCHVFMQKLLPSAFHELLPDDVHKVLFETNGKNIAGIVCTLETIFPPTLFDPMEHLLVHLPEECRLGGPVPERWMYHVERLQGKMKHKVGNKARVEGSIAEKYIYEELTHFCSMYFESEVDTVHNMLGHNMVHDISSMFEAEIRNHTPHVLSDSEMDTMMEDNFAKWFQVKAQHNNKQLQYLLGVPASYVISYKRCWVNGYSFKLGKSSSGILVKGSCYGGSGSNYYGSLLEILKITYGGGNQVFLMKCHWYDHVRGVKKDKNGVLLIDLNSKLKGYDVYILASQATQVYYTPSVKNPNMESEEDEENEIEAGDDHEEDDEEEEEQEEEEDGYDSIEVDSGEEY; from the exons ATGGCAGTAGATAAGGAAGTTGGTGAGCCAATATACCCGGACAATCTCAAATATTCTCAATTGAAGTTTGTTACGAAATTACTACATTGCAAGAATCGCAACAAATGTAGTGATAAAGCTTTTGATGAGTTGCTCCTTTTGCTTGGAGATGTGTTCCCGGATAAACATAAGCTTCCTCTCAACTACAATGCTGTTAAGAAGATGGTTAAACGGTTGA ATATAAGAAATTGCAAGTATTGTAAATTGAGTCGATATAAAGCTACAACAAATGCTGGGAATAATACTGTTCCAAGAAAGGTTTTGAGACATTTCAAAATCACTGACCGTTTGCAGCGTTTGTACATGTCTACCCGCACGGCTGCACATATGAAGTATCACAAGAACAGAACTGTGACTGAAGGGGTTCTCACTCATCCTGCAGATGGAGAAGAATGGAAAGAGTTCGATAAGAATTATCCTGATTTTTCAGCGGAGATTCGTAATGTCAGGCTTGGCCTTGCAACCGATGGATTTCCCCTGTACAGAAATGCTACCTCTACTGTTTCCTCAGTATGGCATGTTGTGCTACTTGTGTACAACCTTCCACACACTATGGTTACAAAGGATCCATATATGTTCATGACACTGCTGGTACCCGGGCCGAATGATCCAGGAAAGAATTTGAATGTGTATCTCAGGCCTCTAATTGATGAGTTGATCACTTTATGGAATGTTGGTGTGGAGACATTTGATGCTTCTGCGAAGACTAATTTTATGATGCGAGCAGCCCTATTATGGACTATAAGTGACTTTCCTGGGTTGGGAATG GAAAGGGCATTTGGATTTGGAGATTGGCATAACTGGACGCATGTCACTTGCTTTTTTGACTTGCCATATTGGGATTCCTTGCGTCTTCGTCATTGCATTGATGTCGTGCACACGGAGAAAAATGTATTTGATAACATTTTTCACACTATTCTCGATAGCGTAAAAACAAAGGATACCATAAGATCAAGAAAGGACTTGGAAGCAATGGGCATCATGCAAGAGTTATGGCTTAATGGTACACGCAAGCAAAAAGCTAGATATAGCCTAACCCGGGATCAGTTAAAATTGCTATGTAATTGGGTTCATCGAGTGAAACTCCCGGATGGTTGTTCATCAAACTTGAAGAGGTGTTGTAAGAGATCCCAGTTAAACTTTCAAGGCATGAAGTCACATGATTGTCATGTATTTATGCAGAAGTTACTGCCTTCTGCTTTTCATGAACTTCTTCCAGATGATGTGCATAAAGTACT ATTTGAAACAAATGGAAAAAACATAGCCGGGATTGTTTGTACTTTGGAGACTATATTCCCTCCGACTCTTTTTGATCCAATGGAGCATCTTCTTGTTCATTTGCCGGAGGAGTGCAGACTAGGTGGCCCTGTCCCAGAAAGATGGATGTATCATGTTGAAAGACTACAAGGCAAAATGAAACATAAAGTAGGGAACAAAGCACGTGTTGAAGGATCCATTGCagaaaaatacatatatgaGGAGTTAACACATTTCTGTTCCATGTACTTTGAGTCTGAAGTTGATACAGTGCACAACATGCTAGGTCATAATATGGTTCATGATATTTCAAG TATGTTCGAAGCAGAGATTCGCAATCATACTCCACACGTACTAAGTGATAGTGAGATGGATACAATGATGGAGGATAATTTTGCAAAGTGGTTTCAAGTCAAG GCACAACACAACAACAAACAGTTGCAATATTTGTTGGGAGTCCCAGCTTCTTATGTGATTTCTTATAAAAGATGTTGGGTGAATGGGTATTCATTCAAGTTAGGAAAATCAAGTTCGGGGATACTTGTCAAGGGAAGTTGTTACGGTGGTAGTGGAAGCAATTATTATGGAAGTTTGCTGGAAATTCTGAAAATAACATATGGTGGTGGAAATCAAGTGTTTCTAATGAAATGTCATTGGTATGACCATGTTAGGGGCGTAAAGAAAGACAAAAATGGAGTGCTTTTAATTGATCTCAATTCAAAACTGAAAGGATATGATGTTTACATTCTAGCAAGTCAAGCCACTCAAGTGTACTATACTCCTAGTGTAAAGAATCCAAATA TGgaaagtgaagaagatgaagaaaatgaaattGAAGCGGGGGATGATCACGAGGAGGAtgacgaagaagaagaagaacaagaagaagaagaagatggttATGATAGCATCGAAGTGGATAGTGGAGAAGAATATTGA